The Acomys russatus chromosome 3, mAcoRus1.1, whole genome shotgun sequence genome has a window encoding:
- the Znf503 gene encoding zinc finger protein 503, protein MSTAPSLSALRSSKHSGGGGGGSSGGGSNSADPAWTSALSGNCSGHGPGSSPAGSTKPFVHAVPPSDPLRQANRLPIKVLKMLTARTGHILHPEYLQPLPSTPVSPIELDAKKSPLALLAQTCSQIGKPDPSPSSKLSSVASNGGGAGGAGSGTGGDKDAKSGPLKLSDIGVEDKSSFKPYSKPGSDKKEPGGGGGGGGGGGGGGGVSAEKSGFRVPSATCQPFTPRTGSPSSSASACSPGGMLPSAGGGPEGKDDKKDPEAGGGGSSKGAGGASADGVPAGLAHGRISCGGGINVDVNQHSDGGPGGKALGSDCGSSSGSSSGSGPSAPTSSSVLGSGLVAPVSPYKPGQTVFPLPPAGMTYPGSLAGAYAGYPPQFLPHGVALDPTKPGSLVGAQLAAAAAGSLGCSKPAGSSPLAGASPPSVMTASLCRDPYCLSYHCASHLAGAAAASASCAHDPAAAAAALKSGYPLVYPTHPLHGVHSSLTAAAAAGATPPSLAGHPLYPYGFMLPNDPLPHICNWVSANGPCDKRFATSEELLSHLRTHTAFPGTDKLLSGYPSSSSLASAAAAAMACHMHIPTSGAPGSPGTLALRSPHHALGLSSRYHPYSKSPLPTPGAPVPVPAATGPYYSPYALYGQRLTTASALGYQ, encoded by the exons ATGAGCACAGCGCCCTCGCTTTCTGCCCTAAGAAGCAGTAAGcacagcggcggcggcggcggcggcagcagcggcggcggcagtaACAGTGCGGACCCTGCCTGGACCAGCGCGCTTTCTGGAAATTGCTCGGGCCACGGCCCAGGCTCGTCCCCGGCCGGCAGCACCAAGCCTTTTGTGCACGCGGTGCCCCCCTCTGACCCTCTGCGCCAGGCTAACCGCCTGCCTATCAAGGTGCTGAAGATGCTCACGGCACGGACTGGCCACATTTTACACCCAGAGTAtctgcagcctctgccttccacgcCCGTCAGCCCCATCGAG CTGGACGCCAAGAAGAGCCCACTGGCGCTGCTGGCTCAAACATGTTCGCAGATAGGAAAGCCAGACCCTTCGCCCTCTTCCAAACTCTCCTCGGTCGCTTCCAACGGGGGCGGCGCGGGTGGTGCAGGCAGCGGAACCGGGGGCGACAAGGACGCCAAGTCGGGCCCCCTGAAGCTGAGCGACATTGGTGTGGAAGACAAGTCGAGTTTCAAGCCTTATTCCAAACCCGGCTCAGataagaaggagccaggaggcggcggcggaggcggcggcggcgggggcggcggcgggggtgTTTCTGCGGAGAAGTCAGGATTCCGGGTACCGAGCGCCACCTGCCAGCCATTTACGCCCAGGACAGGCAGTCCCAGCTCCAGCGCCTCGGCCTGTTCGCCGGGAGGCATGCTACCCTCCGCCGGGGGCGGCCCGGAGGGCAAGGACGACAAGAAAGATCCGGAagctggcggtggtggcagcagcaaggGCGCCGGGGGCGCCTCGGCGGACGGGGTACCCGCGGGGCTAGCGCACGGCAGGATTAGCTGCGGCGGCGGAATTAACGTGGACGTGAACCAGCACTCGGATGGGGGTCCAGGGGGGAAGGCTCTAGGTTCGGACTGCGGCAGTTCTTCCGGCTCCAGCTCCGGTTCGGGCCCCAGCGCACCCACTTCGTCGTCGGTGTTGGGCTCCGGGCTGGTGGCCCCGGTATCTCCCTACAAGCCGGGCCAGACAGTGTTCCCTCTACCCCCCGCGGGCATGACCTacccaggcagcctggctgggGCCTACGCTGGCTATCCGCCCCAGTTCCTGCCACACGGCGTGGCGCTCGACCCCACCAAGCCTGGAAGCCTGGTAGGGGCTCAGCTGGCAGCGGCCGCGGCTGGCTCTCTAGGCTGCAGTAAGCCAGCCGGTTCGAGTCCCCTGGCCGGGGCGTCGCCACCGTCTGTGATGACAGCCAGTTTGTGCCGGGACCCATACTGCCTCAGCTACCACTGCGCCAGCCATTTGGCCGGGGCTGCAGCCGCCAGCGCCTCGTGCGCGCACGATCCGGCCGCTGCTGCTGCAGCGCTCAAGTCGGGATACCCACTGGTGTACCCCACGCACCCACTGCACGGCGTGCACTCCTCGCTGACGGCTGCGGCCGCTGCGGGCGCCACACCACCCTCCCTAGCCGGCCACCCCCTCTACCCTTACGGTTTCATGCTCCCTAACGACCCGCTTCCCCACATCTGCAACTGGGTGTCAGCTAACGGGCCGTGCGACAAGCGCTTCGCCACGTCTGAAGAGCTACTGAGCCACTTGCGGACCCATACGGCCTTCCCTGGGACAGACAAACTGCTGTCGGGCTACCCCAGTTCTTCGTCTCTCGCCAGCGCCGCTGCAGCGGCCATGGCTTGTCACATGCACATCCCCACGTCGGGCGCACCTGGCAGCCCAGGGACCCTGGCGCTGCGCAGCCCCCACCACGCACTGGGACTCAGCAGCCGCTACCACCCGTATTCCAAGAGCCCGCTCCCCACGCCCGGTGCCCCAGTGCCGGTGCCTGCCGCCACCGGACCGTACTACTCCCCCTACGCCCTCTACGGACAGAGACTGACCACTGCTTCAGCACTAGGGTATCAGTGA